The genomic stretch GGCTGAAAAGACGTTAAGGAGCGCAAACTCTTTTTTGATGTTTTCCGCAAGAGTTAAATTTGTCGCTCCGGGAGAGTGGGGGGTGTTTGCATTCTCTTTGTTTTTGTGGAAAATTATCTTCTTTACATCATAAACGGGAGATCCGAGTCGCGTATGCTTGCGTCTCGCATCTTCCAACCCGTATTCCAAAAGTTTTACATCGACAAGCTCACGGATAAGAGGGGCTGTGATGCTTTTAATTTCAAGGCTCTCAATCTGCTTCTCAACCTCAACTCCTATTATATTTGCAATAGCAGTCTTGATCCCCGTTTCACGAACAAGCGCTTCAATGATTTTCTGTTTGTCCCATCCTATAATATCGTCTGCGGAGGTTCTGACAAAGACAGAAAGGTCAGTTGCTTCTTCTTTTACTATAGGCTGTTTTTCAATTATTTCTGTTGTCATGTTTTATACCTCCACATGGTGACGTACTTTAAGCTCTCCCTTTTTTCCTTTGTTCCAGCCTTTGATTTTTGAAAAATAACCTGTTATCCTTGTGATTCCGTCTATATTTTCCGAGGTACACGAAGGACAGTTGTCTTTTAATCCGCGTGAAATTTTACCACAATCGTTGCATGAGGTAAATTCCGGAGAGAATGCGATCTGACTGTTTTGAGTCTCTCTCATAGTCTTTGTTACAAAATTTGCGATACTTGCAGGATTTGGCTTTGATTCCCCAAGCCAAACATGAGTCAATGCCCCCGCGTCTATTAATGGATGGAACAAACCTTCCTGCTTTACTTTGTCGATAGGATTTTGTTGATACGAAACATTAAAATATGTCGAATTGGTGTAGTATATCTCTTTTGTGCTAAAGAACCCTTTTACAACCATGCTTGCCTGATCAAAATAATGTTCCAAATCGAGTTTTGCAAATCGGTACGCGGTTGATTCGGCAGGTGTCTGTTCCAGGACAAAATGTATCCCGTATTTTTTTGACATTTCATCGCATTTTAACTTCATATGGGAGATAATTTTTAACCCGAACTTTAAGGCATCATTGCTTTCATGCAGCTCCTTTTTGATGTGATACTGAACCATTTCATTTAAACCCAATATCCCCATAAGATAAGAGACTCTAAACATTCTAAGGTAAGGTTGTCCATCTCTCTTCATGGCAAGCATGGAAAGAGGACCGTTTTGTCCGAGAGCCAAAATTTCTTCAATAAACTTTTTCTTTTCAAGATGTGCCTTGGCTGCCAGCTCTAACATTTGATCCAACAACTCAAGTAGTTTCTCGGTAGATCCTTCTGCTCTGTATGCGAGCCTTGGGAGATTTACTGTTACATTTTGAAGCGCGGAATATCTCATTCTCCACGGTTCTTTGGCATCGTCCAAATCCGATTGTTCGAGTTTAAATGATAGTCTGCAACATTCGGATATTTTTGCTGTTTCTCCACGATCGAATACAAAATAGGTGTTTCCCATCTCTGTTGCGACTTCTGATATATGGTGCAAAAACTTTTCATGTCCTTCTGTCTTAAAAAACTTTTCCGTCATGTGAACCAGGGGTTTTGGGAAGAAGAACGGCCTTCCTGACCCGTCTCCTTCTTTGTACACCTCAAAAAGAGCCCATACGAAACGTTGAGCCTCTTTTTCGTATTCACCGTATTTTTTACCTGTGTATTGTCCTCCGGGGCCTATTGCCTCAACATTTTCAAAATGTTTTGGCACTTCCCAATAGAGATTGATGTCGGAAAATATAGCCTGTCCTCCGCGAGCAACTGCCTGCTGGCTGTACTCATAAATCAGCATTTGCGCTATTTGATAGACTTCTTTGTCTGTTCTACCTTCAAGGAAAGGGGCGAAAAACAAATTTACCGCGTCCCATCCTATAGCTCCGGCAAAAACCCCTTGTAGAGCAGCTGAAAATTTTACCATTTGAGCTAAAAGAACCTCGGCATGTTTTGCGGGCTTGGCAATGCTCAACGCGTTTGGAAGATCGAGACCGAATTTTTTTACATATTCAACAGATTGTCCGGAACAATATGGCCTGTCGATAAAACCTAAATCGTGCAGATGAAGATCTCCTCTCATGTGGGCATCACCGATATCTTGAGAAAATACATGAAGAAGAGCAAGCTCTTTTTTAATGCTTTCGGCGAGGCTTAAATTTGTGGCTTCAGGTCCATGTGGGACGTTTGCATTCTCTTTATTTGGGGCAAAAACTATCTGTTTTACATCGTAGAGAGGAAGCCCCAGCCTTGTATGTTTGCGGCGAGCCTCTTCTAATCCGTATTCAAGTAGTTTTACGTCTACAAGTTCGCGGATAAGAGGCGATGTTATCATTTTAATTTTTAAACTTGAAATTTGACGCTCTACCTCGTGTCCGATAATTCCTGCTATATCGGGGCTTAAATCTGTTTCACGGACTAGAGCATCTACTATTTTTTCCCTATCCCATCCGACAATGTTCTCTCCGGATGTTCTTACAAATAGAGCTAAATCGGTTGAATCATCCGTCTTTCCTTTTGGAAATTTAATATTCTCTAATTGGCTATCTTCCAACTTATCGTTTTTTTTCGCTGTAAGTACTGGATTCATGATTTCTTCCTCCTTTTAATATGATCCAAGGTTAACCCCGATTATCCTAATCGGGATTAAAAGCTTTTTCTGCTTGAACCCTTGGCTCCTTGATTCCTTGAAACCTATCTTTTTGTCTTGTTAATAAACTTTACAAACTCTGCGACATTCTTAAACTGTTTATAAACTGACGCAAATCTTATGTAAGCTACCTGATCCAACTTGCTAAGTCTGTTTAATGTGATTTCTCCGATTTTTGAGCTTTTTACCTCGCGACCTTTTTCATGCTGAAGCTCTTCTTCTACATTGCTTACCATCTTTTCAATCTTATCCATGTTTATTGGGCGTTTGTGGCAAGCCCTTAAAACACCGGAGAGCAGCTTTTCTCTATTATACGACTCCTTGTGTCCGCTTCTCTTAATTACCCAAAAAGGTTTCTCTTCAATTCGTTCATAAGATGTAAATCTGTGTTTACATGATAGGCATTCTCTTCTTCTTCTGATTGATTGCCCATTCTCGGTAATCCGAGATTCAAGAACTTTATCGTTATCTTTATCGCAAAATGGGCATTTCATGTTATCGCTACCTCTGGGGAGCTTAAGTAGGATATACTACTAGATATGTGGTGTCAACCGCTAGATGTAGGGGCTCAATTTTTTCTGTCTCCTAGATTTTGTTGTTGACAAGTTTCTTTAGATTATAACAAAGTTTATCACTCATTTCTCTGTCTCTTATATTGCTCGAATTTTGTTGTTACTTTACCCCGATTATGAACCCCGATTAGGAAATCGGGGTAATGTTGAGACTGTTGCGTAATGACAGTTTTTGCAATTTGTCATCCCCGCGAAAGCGAGGATCCATCTTAACCCCGATTATTATAATCGGGGTTGTTTTATGAAAAATAGATTCCCGTTTTCACGGGAATGACCATTATGCAACAGTTCCATGTTTGACAATTTGTTAGTTATTGATTCTGATGTGAATAATCGGGGAATCTTAGGCTTTAATCTGATTTTTTAATGCTCTTTATTGAAATTTCTTGGAATATGTTCCGATGATAAAAAAACAAAAAATGTCATACTTATCACATAATAAATTTAAAATATCCAGTTTTGAAAGATATCTTCCGCCATTAGTTAGAGGGAAAACTATTGTTGCGCATGAAATGCGGCATAAAGATGTGCAAAGGGAAAGGTTTTTAACTGCAAAACCAGAGCAAGAAATAATATTGTGGGCTAGAGAGCAGGAAGTTTTTCCTGTTAGAAGGGGATGTGATGATTCGGAGTCTGTATTTTTTGCTTTGGGGGGAGAGTTTTTATCACGAGGAAATTTTAGCCCGCATGAACATTTGCGTCGACATGGAATAGCCTTAAATAGAGAGGAAAACAAGGTTAATCCCAGATATTTTATAACAGCAAATATCCTTTTTAGGTCATTTGAAGACACTAATGCTTTTTCCATAGGAAATGGGGAGGAAGCGCCATTGTCGCCGGAATCAATGGCGGCAAGAACTCTTATGCGATTGGCCCCTTTAAAAAATGTTGTAGAAAAGCCTACTAATGAACGCTTTTTGGCAATAATGGATAGAAGTCGTGAAATTGTAAATGGTGTTATAGATAATACTTTTGATAGAAATTTAACATTACCTGATGATAAAAAGAGAGTTTTTTTGCCTATTGGTATTGAGGACTCTTTTCCCCGCGATTATTTTGGTCGTGACATAATCGAGAAAATTTCTTGTGATATTTTAGATAAAGACTCGCTTGTCGGATGGTTTTTTCTTCGTTATGCGGTGAATTTAACCTCTGCATATTTACTGGATTTCTTTGATGTAAGTCGAGAAAATTCTCCAGTCTCTCGTCTACTAAATGAGACGGCAACAAGATTATGGCCTGATAATCTTGATATCCAGGGAAAATATATTGCGAGAGTTTTAAGTAACATTGAAAGCTATACGTCTGATTAGTAAAATGTTGAAGGAAGTTTCATTCCGTATCCTTTTAAAAAGTCTTCCGTAAACATTTTATGTTTTCCTTCAATCTGCAGCTCTTTTATTAATAAGGCATCTTTCCCGCAGGCAACAATCAACTTATCTTTTGATTTTATTATTTCTCCAGGCTTTTTTATCTCTGATATTGCGACAATTTCTGCCTTGAAAACTTTTAGCATTTTGCCATCTATAAAAGTATAGGCAGAAGGCCATGGAGTTAGAGCTCTTATTTGATTATTTATCTCTTCTGCCTGTTTGTTCCAGTCAATTTTACCCATCTCTTTAGTAATAAGTTTTGTGTATGTTGCCTTTGAATTATCTTGAGCTCTTTTTTTTGTTGTGTTGTTTTCTATCTGTTTAATGGCAGTGAGTAAAAGGAGTCCACCTCTTGCAAAAAGTTTGTTTGATAATGTTTCAGAAGTATCTTCCAGCTTGATTTCTAGTGTTTCTTGAAGGATAATTTCCCCTGTATCCAGCCCTTCATCCAATTGCATAATTGTAATGCCCGTCTCTTTCTCTCCATTTAAAAGGGCATATTGGATTGGCGCTGCTCCACGGTATTTGGGGAGTAGGGAGGCGTGGAGGTTTATTGCTCCATGTTTGGGGATTTCTAGTATTTCTTTCGGCAGGATTTTTCCATAAGCTACAACAATAATCAAATCCGGTTTTAAATATTTTATTTT from candidate division WOR-1 bacterium RIFOXYB2_FULL_36_35 encodes the following:
- a CDS encoding anaerobic ribonucleoside-triphosphate reductase, with translation MEDSQLENIKFPKGKTDDSTDLALFVRTSGENIVGWDREKIVDALVRETDLSPDIAGIIGHEVERQISSLKIKMITSPLIRELVDVKLLEYGLEEARRKHTRLGLPLYDVKQIVFAPNKENANVPHGPEATNLSLAESIKKELALLHVFSQDIGDAHMRGDLHLHDLGFIDRPYCSGQSVEYVKKFGLDLPNALSIAKPAKHAEVLLAQMVKFSAALQGVFAGAIGWDAVNLFFAPFLEGRTDKEVYQIAQMLIYEYSQQAVARGGQAIFSDINLYWEVPKHFENVEAIGPGGQYTGKKYGEYEKEAQRFVWALFEVYKEGDGSGRPFFFPKPLVHMTEKFFKTEGHEKFLHHISEVATEMGNTYFVFDRGETAKISECCRLSFKLEQSDLDDAKEPWRMRYSALQNVTVNLPRLAYRAEGSTEKLLELLDQMLELAAKAHLEKKKFIEEILALGQNGPLSMLAMKRDGQPYLRMFRVSYLMGILGLNEMVQYHIKKELHESNDALKFGLKIISHMKLKCDEMSKKYGIHFVLEQTPAESTAYRFAKLDLEHYFDQASMVVKGFFSTKEIYYTNSTYFNVSYQQNPIDKVKQEGLFHPLIDAGALTHVWLGESKPNPASIANFVTKTMRETQNSQIAFSPEFTSCNDCGKISRGLKDNCPSCTSENIDGITRITGYFSKIKGWNKGKKGELKVRHHVEV
- a CDS encoding transcriptional regulator NrdR, with the protein product MKCPFCDKDNDKVLESRITENGQSIRRRRECLSCKHRFTSYERIEEKPFWVIKRSGHKESYNREKLLSGVLRACHKRPINMDKIEKMVSNVEEELQHEKGREVKSSKIGEITLNRLSKLDQVAYIRFASVYKQFKNVAEFVKFINKTKR
- a CDS encoding methionyl-tRNA formyltransferase, whose translation is MKIIFFGTPSPAAVCLKMLLNIQEEVVYVISQPDRKKGRGQTISSAPVKEVAIQNDIPVETPGKIQDKLFIEKIKYLKPDLIIVVAYGKILPKEILEIPKHGAINLHASLLPKYRGAAPIQYALLNGEKETGITIMQLDEGLDTGEIILQETLEIKLEDTSETLSNKLFARGGLLLLTAIKQIENNTTKKRAQDNSKATYTKLITKEMGKIDWNKQAEEINNQIRALTPWPSAYTFIDGKMLKVFKAEIVAISEIKKPGEIIKSKDKLIVACGKDALLIKELQIEGKHKMFTEDFLKGYGMKLPSTFY